The Neovison vison isolate M4711 chromosome 5, ASM_NN_V1, whole genome shotgun sequence genome includes a region encoding these proteins:
- the LOC122906989 gene encoding proteasome maturation protein, protein MNARGLGSQLKDSIPVTELSASGPFESHDLLRKGLPCVKNELLPSHPLELSEKNFQLNQDKMNFSTLRNIQGLFAPLKLQMEFKAVQQVQRLPFLPSSNLSLDILRGNDETIGFEDILNDPSQSELMGEPHLMVEYKLGLL, encoded by the exons AATGCCAGAGGACTTGGATCTCAGTTAAAGGACAGTATTCCGGTTACTGAACTTTCAGCAAGTGGACCTTTTGAAAGTCATGATCTTCTTCGAAAAGG cctACCTTGtgtgaaaaatgaacttttgccCAGTCATCCTCTtgaattatcagaaaaaaat TTTCAGCTCAACCaagataaaatgaatttttctacACTAAGAAACATCCAGGGTCTGTTTGCTCCACTAAAATTACAAATGGAATTCAAGGCAGTGCAGCAG GTTCAGCgtcttccatttcttccaagCTCAAACCTTTCACTGGATATTTTGAGGGGTAATGATGAGACTATTGGATTTGAAGATATTCTTAATG accCATCACAAAGTGAACTAATGGGAGAACCACACTTGATGGTGGAATATAAACTCGGTTTATTGTAA